In Kwoniella pini CBS 10737 chromosome 4, complete sequence, one DNA window encodes the following:
- a CDS encoding isocitrate dehydrogenase [NADP], mitochondrial, with protein sequence MSQAMRAYATPAGIERIKVKNPVVEIDGDEMTRIIWKKIREELILPYVDVDLKYYDLGVENRDATNDQVTIDSAEAIKKYSVGVKCATITPDEARVKEFNLKEMWRSPNGTIRNILGGTVFREPIILEKIPKPVPGWTKPIVIGRHAFGDQYRSTDFIAPGPGKLTLTYTPADGGKSTEMNVYDFKGKGVALAMYNTEDSIYGFAHASFKMALSKKMTLFMSTKNTILKKYDGRFKDIFEEVYESTYKSEFESLGIYYEHRLIDDMVAQAIKSSGGFVWACKNYDGDVMSDILAQGFGSLGMMTSELITPDGKTMESEAAHGTVTRHYRQYQQGQETSTNPVASIFAWTRGLAFRAKLDGTPELEAFAKSLEESCVEVIDQDGIMTKDLALAMKGKDMTRDDWVTTDVYMKKVEERLIEKLSAGVQPTIS encoded by the exons ATGTCACAAGCAATGAGGGCATACGCTACACCTGCTGGTATTGAGAggataaaggtgaaaaatcCAGttgttgagattgatggtgatgaaATGACACGAATCATTTGGAAGAAAATTAGAGAAGAA CTTATCTTGCCTTATGTTGATGTGGATTTGAAGTACTACGATTTAGGAGTGGAGAATCGAGATGCT ACAAACGATCAAGTGACAATTGACTCAGCAGAAGCTATCAAGAAATACTCTGTGGGAGTCAAATGCGCTACTATTACCCCTGATGAAGCCAGAGTAAAGGAATTCAACTTGAAGGAAATGTGGAGGAGTCCGAACGGTACT ATCCGAAATATTCTTGGAGGAACTGTATTTAGAGAACCTATCATCCTTGAAAAGATCCCCAAACCAGTTCCAGGGTGGACAAAACCTATCGTTATTGGTAGACATGCTTTTGGTGATCAA TACCGATCAACAGACTTCATTGCACCAGGTCCAGGAAAGCTCACTCTTACCTACACGCCAGCGGATGGAGGTAAATCAACAGAAATGAATGTTTATGATTTCAAAGGCAAGGGAGTCGCCCTAGCAATGTACAACACAGAGGACTCCATATATGGATTTGCACATGCAAGTTTCAAGATGGCCTTGAGCAAGAAGATGACTTTATTCATGTCGACTAAGAA CActatattgaaaaaatatGATGGAAGATTCAAGGATATATTTGAGGAGGTGTACGAGTC GACGTACAAATCCGAATTCGAAAGTCTCGGTATTTACTACGAGCATAGATTGATTG ATGATATGGTTGCTCAAGCTATCAAATCCTCTGGCGGTTTCGTCTGGGCCTGTAAGAACTACGACGGAGATGTAATG TCTGATATCCTTGCACAAGGATTTGGTTCATTGGGAATGATGACTTCCGAACTTATCACTCCGGACGGAAAGACCATGGAATCCGAAGCAGCTCATGGGACAGTAACGAGGCATTACAGGCAATATCAACAAGGTCAAGAAACCTCTACCAATCCAGTAGCCTCCATTTTCGCCTGGACAAGGGGTTTAGCTTTCCGAGCTAAATTAGATGGAACACCTGAATTAGAGGCGTTTGCTAAATCTTTAGAGGAGTCTTGTGTTGAAGtcattgatcaagatggaaTTATGACCAAAGATTTGGCTTTGGCTATGAAAGGCAAAGATATGACTAGAGATGACTGGGTCACCACGGATGTTTACatgaaaaaggtggaaGAGAGGTTGATCGAGAAGCTCTCGGCTGGGGTACAACCTACTATAAGCTGA